A single Lactuca sativa cultivar Salinas chromosome 8, Lsat_Salinas_v11, whole genome shotgun sequence DNA region contains:
- the LOC111881785 gene encoding protein OPI10 homolog gives MFGVVFPNRSFPMDISTFTQIDTFHWLLDMNTFVGEAYDSIREVCIFLLNNFTLPPDKALAVYIQSPGSPFQFVGAVTLARPSAVLSLPWPDPGGEGLHKQLTAPDAAPLSAKIGVSVEDLASLPSLDVAAEKRIERLAMKVGENLFNFMQSFCGVDGSKLVVPMDILDRWFKKFQERAKRDPEYLKGFAL, from the exons ATGTTCGGAGTCGTGTTCCCAAATCGTAGTTTCCCGATGGACATCTCTACTTTTACCCAAATCGACACCTTCCACTGGCTCCTAGACATGAACACATTCGTTG GTGAGGCGTATGATTCAATCCGCGAAGTCTGCAtctttcttctcaataatttcactCTTCCACCTGACAAAGCCCTAGCTGTGTACATCCAATCGCCTGGGTCCCCTTTCCAATTCGTCGGCGCAGTAACCCTAGCCCGCCCTTCCGCCGTCCTCTCCCTTCCCTGGCCCGATCCAGGCGGCGAAGGACTTCACAAACAGCTCACCGCCCCCGACGCCGCCCCTCTCTCAGCCAAAATCGGCGTTTCCGTTGAAGACCTGGCCTCTCTCCCATCACTTGATGTGGCAGCGGAGAAAAGGATTGAGCGGCTGGCTATGAAGGTTGGTGAAAATTTGTTTAATTTTATGCAATCGTTTTGTGGAGTTGATGGGAGCAAATTGGTGGTGCCAATGGATATATTGGATCGGTGGtttaaaaagtttcaagaacGGGCGAAACGAGATCCTGAGTACTTGAAGGGATTTGCTTTGTAG